From a single Drosophila sulfurigaster albostrigata strain 15112-1811.04 chromosome 3, ASM2355843v2, whole genome shotgun sequence genomic region:
- the LOC133842093 gene encoding long-chain fatty acid transport protein 1 produces MSKCEQQQRDKEKEEENKMEILLELNMKQKLATRLCILIFGSFVFAFFCSDSALASLTLGALMALTLRSPTNIYALAMTCRRDLLAFHRFVALNFYLLRKDRKGCTVAHCFEEVALQQPSKTCFIMDDRRLSFGEALLYSQKVAGYFQQRGLQRGDCVALLMETRVEYTCIWMGLSQLGVVTALINSHLRGDSLLHCIRVAKATALIVGAELADVLAAMPSLDIPIYQFTDQEQHQLLPGATELSNALNAQTPLPVSRSLECSARDKLLYVYTSGTTGLPKAAVITNLRFLFMSAGTFYMLGLNRDDVVYNPLPLYHTAGGIVGVGNALLNGSTVVLRKKFSASNFWSDCSKHNCSVAQYIGELCRYLLATPYAKTGQQSQTPQHQLRLMYGNGLRPQIWTQFVTRFGIPQIGEIYGATEGNSNLINITNRIGAIGFVPVFGRKLYPVQILRCDELTGEPLRDAKGHCMRCAPGEAGLLVGQVDARRAVSAFHGYADKEASEQKLLRNVYTKDDCYFNSGDMVVCDILGFFYFKDRTGDTFRWRGENVATQEVEAIITNCIGLNDCVVYGVQIPHVEGKAGMAAIVDPSRKVDIDYLSIVIRGSLPPYARPLFIRLMDEIPRTATFKLKKRELALEGYDLDRVSDIIYYLNRDGVYRELSAEQYKSLQAGTAGL; encoded by the exons TGAGTAAGTgtgagcagcaacagcgcgataaggagaaggaggaggagaacaAAATGGAGATACTCTTGGAGCTCAATATGAAGCAGAAGCTGGCCACTCGGCTCTGCATTCTGATATTTGGCAGCTTTGTCTTTGCCTTCTTTTGCTCGGACAGCGCCTTGGCCAGCCTCACACTGGGTGCTCTAATGGCCCTCACACTGCGGAGTCCCACAAATATCTATGCCTTGGCGATGACGTGTCGCAGGGATCTCCT TGCTTTTCACCGCTTTGTGGCACTCAACTTTTATCTGCTTCGCAAGGATCGCAAGGGCTGCACCGTAGCCCACTGCTTTGAGGAAGTGGCTCTGCAGCAGCCAAGCAAAACTTGCTTCATAATGGACGATCGCCGTCTCAGCTTCGGCGAGGCGCTGCTCTACAGCCAGAAGGTGGCTGGTTACTTCCAGCAGCGGGGATTGCAGCGCGGGGACTGCGTTGCTCTGCTAATGGAGACGCGAGTGGAGTACACGTGCATATGGATGGGTCTCAGTCAGCTGGGCGTTGTCACGGCACTGATAAACTCGCACCTGCGTGGCGATTCGCTGCTGCACTGCATCCGGGTGGCCAAGGCGACGGCACTGATCGTGGGCGCTGAACTGGCCGATGTGCTGGCTGCGATGCCTTCACTCGACATTCCCATCTATCAGTTTACGGATCAGGAGCAGCACCAGCTGCTGCCAGGTGCCACTGAGCTGAGCAATGCGCTCAACGCCCAGACGCCGCTGCCCGTGAGTCGTAGCTTGGAATGTTCCGCCCGGGACAAGCTGCTCTATGTGTATACCTCGGGCACCACGGGATTACCGAAGGCTGCAGTCATCACCAATCTGCGGTTTCTTTTCATGTCAGCGGGCACCTTCTACATGTTGGGACTGAATCGAGATGATGTGGTCTACAATCCCCTGCCCTTGTACCACACGGCCGGTGGCATCGTGGGCGTGGGCAACGCCCTACTTAATGGCAGCACTGTGGTGTTGCGTAAGAAGTTCTCGGCATCGAATTTCTGGAGCGACTGCAGCAAGCACAACTGCTCCGTTGCCCAGTACATTGGTGAGTTGTGTCGCTATCTGCTAGCCACGCCCTACGCGAAAACGGGGCAACAATCTCAGACGCCGCAGCATCAGCTTCGCCTCATGTACGGCAACGGACTCAGGCCGCAGATCTGGACGCAGTTTGTCACCCGCTTTGGCATTCCTCAAATCGGGGAAATCTATGGCGCCACCGAGGGTAACTCCAATCTGATCAACATTACCAATCGCATTGGCGCCATTGGCTTTGTCCCTGTCTTTGGTCGCAAGCTGTATCCAGTTCAGATCCTGCGCTGTGACGAACTGACGGGCGAACCTCTGCGAGATGCGAAGGGTCACTGCATGCGCTGTGCTCCTGGGGAGGCGGGACTGTTGGTGGGTCAGGTGGATGCCAGGCGAGCGGTGAGTGCCTTCCATGGGTACGCGGATAAGGAGGCCTCGGAGCAGAAGCTGCTGCGGAATGTGTACACCAAGGATGATTGCTACTTCAACTCCGGTGACATGGTTGTCTGTGATATACTGGGCTTCTTCTACTTCAAGGATCGCACCGGCGACACGTTCAGGTGGCGCGGCGAGAATGTCGCCACGCAAGAGGTCGAGGCCATCATTACCAACTGCATTGGACTCAACGACTGTGTTGTGTATGGCGTTCAG ATTCCCCATGTGGAGGGCAAGGCTGGCATGGCCGCCATAGTGGATCCGTCACGCAAGGTGGACATCGATTATCTCTCGATTGTGATACGTGGCAGTCTGCCTCCCTATGCGCGTCCGCTCTTTATCCGCCTGATGGACGAGATTCCTCGGACCGCAACGTTTAAGTTGAAGAAGCGTGAGCTGGCGCTTGAGGGATACGATCTGGACAGAGTCAGCGATATCATTTACTATCTGAATCGCGATGGCGTCTACAGAGAGCTAAGCGCGGAGCAGTACAAGTCCTTGCAGGCGGGCACTGCAGGACTCTGA